One genomic region from uncultured Subdoligranulum sp. encodes:
- a CDS encoding alpha/beta fold hydrolase, with translation MKQHKTTKKRRLLRVAAVLAAVVVLLAGAFFWYVSDYYRAENVALAVLSDGSGITVEDNLTVLAPSVPGDTAVVFYPGAKVEATAYLPLLDKLRQNGLTCILVDMPFHMAIFDVNAAQDVMAQFPQYRHWYIAGHSMGGAMASRFAAGHPDEIDGLILLGAYIYGDYPPADTLTVYGSLNQSVEDKLDYTENVVEIQGGNHAQFGNYGPQKGDAPATISAEEQQAQTVEAILQFIGQRQAA, from the coding sequence GTGAAACAACACAAAACGACCAAAAAGCGAAGGCTGCTGCGGGTGGCCGCCGTCCTGGCGGCGGTGGTGGTGCTGCTGGCGGGGGCCTTTTTCTGGTATGTCTCGGACTACTACCGGGCGGAGAATGTGGCCCTGGCCGTCCTGAGCGACGGCAGCGGCATCACGGTGGAGGATAATCTGACGGTGCTGGCGCCCTCGGTGCCGGGGGATACGGCGGTGGTGTTCTATCCGGGCGCCAAGGTGGAGGCGACAGCCTACCTGCCGCTGCTGGACAAGCTGCGGCAGAACGGGCTGACCTGCATCCTGGTGGATATGCCCTTCCACATGGCCATTTTTGATGTGAACGCCGCCCAGGATGTGATGGCGCAGTTCCCCCAGTACCGGCACTGGTACATCGCCGGGCATTCCATGGGCGGGGCGATGGCCTCCCGGTTTGCCGCCGGTCACCCCGACGAGATCGACGGCCTGATTCTGCTGGGCGCCTATATATACGGGGACTATCCGCCCGCCGACACGCTGACGGTCTACGGCTCGCTGAACCAGAGCGTGGAGGACAAACTGGACTACACCGAAAACGTGGTGGAGATCCAGGGCGGCAACCACGCTCAGTTCGGCAACTACGGCCCCCAGAAAGGGGATGCCCCGGCCACCATCTCCGCCGAGGAACAGCAGGCGCAGACGGTGGAAGCCATCCTGCAGTTCATCGGGCAGCGGCAGGCAGCCTGA
- a CDS encoding alpha-galactosidase produces the protein MSIAVGTNSQVFLLSTGNTSYAFGIDDRGLVRHLYWGKKLPSADELEMPVLTEVSTNDPVFEITPEEFPVHGGLRYKEHCLKVTFPDGTRELVYRYDGYDTEQGDGWEELVLHLKDEHYAFRMDLHYKLYPAYDLMERTVVLKNEMEEPLQIEQLHSAQFHIPYENLNFSNVHGHWGAEEQPFTQRVSYGKILIENRRGTSSHNHNPYFILDRDATETSGEVFFGALRLTGNFSGVVEQTPYGETLVQMGINPHDCLLALEPGQTLTAPAILCGYSATGFETMSHNLHRFALDHIMSAGLRPVLYNSWEATEFHVNCRDQIKLAQKASELGAELFVLDDGWFGERHSIQNGLGDWYVNEGKFPNGLEELIDAVKEQGMKFGLWVEPEMVNPKAKLYQDHPDWIYHYDTRVTDTSRVQYVLNVTKPEVQEFIYNMLDNLLTRYDIDYIKWDANRPISQTGPQRDIWYNHIQFIYHVVTELKKKHPDVLFEACASGGGRIDYGILGIFDDFWTSDNTDAYDRLYIQNSYSRIYPIKAMRAWVTDCPNFLSGRVIPLTFRFHSAMMGSLGIGCNILKFTPEEVALAQKMIAQYKEIRPIIQEGAFYRLDNPSADQYFLYEYLKGDKGVLFAFLPQSKVGHRGTTVRLRGLEEDARYTVHTSQGDIVKSGSYLMDHGLPLHLSGDYASVLVQFEKNQ, from the coding sequence ATGAGCATTGCAGTTGGAACGAACAGCCAGGTATTCCTGCTCAGCACCGGGAATACCAGCTACGCCTTCGGCATCGACGACCGGGGCCTGGTACGGCATCTCTACTGGGGCAAGAAGCTGCCCTCCGCCGACGAGCTGGAGATGCCGGTCCTCACCGAGGTATCCACCAACGACCCGGTGTTTGAGATCACGCCGGAGGAATTCCCGGTGCACGGCGGGCTGCGCTACAAGGAGCACTGCCTCAAAGTCACCTTCCCGGACGGCACCCGGGAGCTGGTCTACCGGTACGACGGGTACGACACTGAGCAGGGCGACGGCTGGGAGGAACTGGTGCTCCACCTGAAGGACGAGCACTACGCCTTCCGGATGGATCTGCACTACAAGCTCTACCCCGCCTATGACCTGATGGAGCGCACCGTGGTGCTGAAAAACGAGATGGAGGAACCGCTCCAGATCGAGCAGCTGCACAGCGCCCAGTTCCATATTCCCTATGAAAACCTGAATTTCTCCAACGTGCACGGCCACTGGGGCGCCGAGGAGCAGCCGTTCACCCAGCGGGTGAGCTACGGCAAGATCCTCATCGAGAACCGCCGGGGCACTTCCAGCCACAACCACAACCCCTATTTCATCCTGGACCGGGACGCCACCGAGACGAGCGGCGAAGTCTTCTTCGGGGCGCTGCGGCTCACCGGCAACTTCAGCGGCGTGGTGGAGCAGACCCCCTACGGCGAGACGCTGGTCCAGATGGGCATCAATCCCCACGACTGCCTGCTGGCGCTGGAGCCCGGCCAGACGCTGACGGCGCCGGCCATCCTGTGCGGCTACTCGGCCACCGGCTTTGAGACGATGTCCCACAACCTGCACCGCTTCGCCCTGGACCACATCATGAGCGCGGGGCTGCGGCCGGTGCTGTACAACTCCTGGGAGGCCACCGAGTTCCATGTGAACTGCCGGGACCAGATCAAGCTGGCCCAGAAGGCCAGCGAGCTGGGCGCCGAGCTCTTTGTGCTGGACGACGGCTGGTTCGGCGAGCGGCACAGCATCCAGAACGGCCTGGGCGACTGGTACGTCAACGAGGGCAAGTTCCCCAACGGGCTGGAGGAGCTCATCGACGCCGTGAAGGAGCAGGGCATGAAGTTCGGCCTGTGGGTGGAGCCCGAGATGGTCAACCCCAAAGCCAAGCTCTACCAGGACCACCCCGACTGGATCTACCACTACGACACCCGGGTCACCGATACTTCCCGGGTACAGTATGTGCTCAACGTCACCAAGCCGGAGGTGCAGGAGTTCATCTACAACATGCTGGACAACCTCCTCACCCGGTATGACATCGACTATATCAAGTGGGACGCCAACCGTCCCATCTCCCAGACCGGCCCCCAGCGGGATATCTGGTACAACCACATCCAGTTCATCTACCATGTGGTCACCGAGCTGAAGAAGAAGCACCCCGACGTGCTGTTTGAGGCCTGCGCCTCGGGCGGCGGCCGCATCGACTACGGCATCCTGGGCATCTTCGACGACTTCTGGACCAGCGACAACACCGACGCCTACGACCGGCTGTACATCCAGAATTCCTACTCCCGCATCTATCCCATCAAGGCCATGCGGGCCTGGGTCACCGACTGCCCCAACTTCCTGTCGGGCCGGGTGATCCCCCTGACCTTCCGGTTCCACAGCGCCATGATGGGCAGCCTGGGCATCGGCTGCAACATCCTAAAGTTCACCCCCGAGGAGGTGGCCCTGGCCCAGAAGATGATCGCCCAGTACAAGGAGATCCGCCCCATCATCCAGGAGGGCGCCTTCTACCGGCTGGACAATCCCAGCGCCGACCAGTACTTCCTGTACGAATACCTGAAGGGGGACAAGGGCGTGCTCTTCGCCTTCCTGCCCCAGAGCAAGGTGGGCCACCGGGGCACCACCGTCCGGCTGCGGGGTCTGGAGGAGGATGCGCGGTATACTGTCCACACCTCCCAGGGCGATATCGTCAAGAGCGGCAGCTATCTCATGGATCACGGACTGCCCCTGCACCTGAGCGGCGACTACGCCAGCGTGCTGGTACAGTTTGAGAAGAATCAGTAA
- the melB gene encoding melibiose:sodium transporter MelB — protein sequence MKQTMGRKLAFGVGGLGKDLCYAMISTYLTIYLTDTVGLAPLFVGNLFLVARVWDAVNDPIMGFIVDNTRTRWGKFRPWIGIGTIINAVILVLLFRGPDLSGFAQYAYYSVMYILWGMTYTVLDIPYWSMLPSLSSTKEERDSMSVIPRIFASSAWLLIGAFGLAMIDLLGNGDEARGYANTAVLVAVIFVVTLMVTVIFSRDRSSLESASSKKSERTSLKYALHVITGNDQLKVYIGVVLAYNLVVQLAGGMALYYFKYVTMDDGLFPYFTTAASLAEMGALFLFPLFSRFMNKKTVFALASFTPAIGLLGLLGVGVVAPENIPLTIVCGLFYKFGSGLTLGATTVMLADVIDYGEVTLGTRNESIVASFQTLLVKTASAVAGWLIGVGLTIFGYVENVPQTAETIMGMRILMGVVPSVITVLAFVIYVGGYKLDGSVLEKIASQLQAKRAAETVQAE from the coding sequence ATGAAACAAACAATGGGAAGGAAGCTGGCCTTCGGTGTGGGCGGCCTGGGCAAGGACCTGTGCTACGCCATGATCAGCACCTATCTGACCATCTACCTCACCGACACCGTCGGTCTGGCACCCCTCTTCGTGGGCAACCTGTTCCTGGTGGCCCGTGTATGGGACGCGGTGAATGACCCCATAATGGGCTTCATCGTGGACAACACCCGCACCCGCTGGGGCAAGTTCCGCCCCTGGATCGGTATCGGCACCATTATCAATGCGGTGATTCTGGTGCTGCTGTTCCGCGGACCCGATCTTTCCGGCTTTGCCCAGTACGCCTACTACTCGGTCATGTACATCCTGTGGGGCATGACCTACACCGTGCTGGATATTCCCTACTGGTCCATGCTGCCCTCCCTGTCCTCCACCAAGGAGGAACGGGACTCCATGTCGGTCATCCCCCGTATCTTCGCCAGCTCTGCCTGGCTGCTCATCGGCGCCTTCGGCCTGGCCATGATCGACCTGCTGGGCAACGGCGATGAGGCCCGCGGCTATGCCAACACCGCTGTGCTGGTGGCCGTCATCTTCGTGGTCACCCTGATGGTCACCGTCATCTTCTCCCGTGACCGCAGCAGCCTGGAGTCCGCTTCCTCCAAAAAGAGCGAGCGCACCTCGCTGAAATACGCCCTCCATGTCATCACCGGCAACGACCAGCTGAAGGTCTACATCGGCGTGGTGCTGGCCTACAACCTGGTTGTCCAGCTGGCCGGCGGCATGGCGCTGTACTACTTCAAGTACGTCACCATGGATGACGGGCTGTTCCCCTACTTCACCACCGCCGCCTCTCTGGCTGAGATGGGCGCCCTGTTCCTCTTCCCGCTGTTCTCCCGCTTCATGAACAAGAAGACCGTCTTCGCCCTGGCCAGCTTCACCCCCGCCATCGGCCTGCTGGGCCTGCTGGGCGTGGGCGTGGTGGCCCCCGAGAACATCCCCCTCACCATCGTCTGCGGTCTGTTCTATAAGTTCGGCTCCGGCCTGACCCTGGGCGCCACCACCGTCATGCTGGCCGATGTCATCGACTACGGCGAGGTGACGCTGGGCACCCGCAACGAGAGCATCGTGGCCTCCTTCCAGACCCTGCTGGTCAAGACCGCTTCCGCCGTGGCCGGCTGGCTCATCGGCGTGGGCCTGACCATCTTCGGCTATGTGGAGAATGTGCCCCAGACCGCCGAGACCATCATGGGTATGCGCATCCTCATGGGTGTGGTGCCCTCCGTCATCACGGTGCTGGCCTTCGTCATCTACGTGGGCGGCTACAAGCTGGACGGCAGCGTGCTGGAAAAGATTGCCAGCCAGCTGCAGGCCAAGCGGGCCGCTGAAACCGTCCAGGCAGAATAA
- a CDS encoding LacI family DNA-binding transcriptional regulator, whose product MVTLKEIAQRSGVSPATASRVLNQDPTLSVTEDTRQRVLRTARDLGYQTLQQRYQAAHPQEAPEPANWEKRIGIAQMFETPQLREDIYYLMLKNVVDEVCFARRWSTCTLLRNEAGHFVKNDDLPLDGIVAIGRFTQGEIDDFHRYTDNLVFLDSNPDVEKYCSIVPNYHLAVRQVLHSLWKHGYERIAYLGSVYTFGPKKELTMDPRFYYYKNALRERGRFEEDLVLDCEMNSASSYAFMRDYLQAGKPLPDAIFAASDVVAPGLLRALREFDLQVPRDVGVITFNNTSLSRLAQPPLDSVEVFLRENADSAAICMELLWQKKTHPKQIIISCRLEERGSVRDQ is encoded by the coding sequence ATGGTGACACTGAAAGAGATTGCCCAGCGGTCCGGGGTTTCCCCGGCCACCGCCTCCCGGGTACTCAACCAGGACCCCACCCTCAGTGTGACGGAGGACACCCGGCAGCGTGTGCTGCGCACAGCCCGGGATCTGGGATACCAGACCCTGCAGCAGAGATACCAGGCAGCCCATCCGCAGGAGGCCCCGGAGCCCGCCAACTGGGAAAAGCGCATCGGCATTGCCCAGATGTTTGAGACCCCCCAGCTGCGGGAGGATATCTACTATCTGATGCTGAAAAATGTGGTGGACGAGGTCTGCTTTGCCCGCCGCTGGAGCACCTGCACCCTGCTGCGCAACGAGGCGGGCCATTTTGTGAAGAACGACGACCTGCCGCTGGACGGCATTGTGGCCATCGGGCGGTTCACCCAGGGGGAGATCGACGACTTCCACCGCTACACCGACAATCTGGTCTTTCTGGATTCCAACCCCGATGTGGAGAAGTATTGCAGCATCGTGCCCAACTACCATCTGGCTGTGCGGCAGGTACTCCACAGCCTGTGGAAGCACGGGTATGAGCGGATCGCCTACCTGGGCAGCGTCTACACCTTCGGCCCCAAGAAGGAACTGACCATGGACCCCCGCTTTTACTACTACAAGAACGCCCTGCGGGAGCGGGGCCGCTTTGAGGAGGACCTGGTGCTGGACTGCGAGATGAACTCCGCCAGCAGCTACGCCTTCATGCGGGACTACCTGCAGGCGGGCAAGCCGCTGCCCGACGCCATCTTTGCCGCCAGCGACGTGGTGGCCCCCGGCCTGCTGCGGGCGCTGCGGGAGTTTGACCTCCAGGTGCCACGGGATGTGGGGGTCATCACCTTCAACAACACCAGCCTGTCCCGGCTGGCCCAGCCGCCCCTGGATTCGGTGGAGGTCTTCCTGCGGGAGAACGCCGACTCGGCGGCCATCTGCATGGAACTGCTCTGGCAGAAAAAGACCCACCCCAAACAGATCATCATTTCCTGCCGCCTGGAAGAGCGGGGCAGCGTGCGGGACCAGTAA
- a CDS encoding ABC transporter permease produces the protein MSSLIAWIMRAIPFGTIIMYGAMGETITEKSGNLNLGVPGIMYLGGFAGFASAYFYENSVANPNPVLSVLIALICALAASALGGLIYAFLTISLRANQNVTGLALTTFGMGVANFFGVFILNGATYSAAPVANKAFAAKIPVLSQMGVLGQTVFSYGFLAYAAIVLAILLHWFFTRTRAGLNLRAVGENPATADAAGINVTRYKYLATCIGAAICGVGGLYYVLDYNQGIWATTGQIEALGWLALALVIFTTWKPLNAIWGAYLFGILYWLYQFLPSLLGITVSSAMTDLVQMVPYVVTILVLIAVSMRRKKEDQPPAHLGLAYFREER, from the coding sequence ATGAGCAGTCTGATTGCATGGATCATGCGTGCCATTCCCTTCGGCACCATCATCATGTACGGCGCCATGGGTGAAACCATCACCGAAAAGTCCGGAAACCTGAACCTGGGCGTGCCCGGCATCATGTATCTGGGCGGCTTCGCCGGTTTTGCCAGCGCCTACTTCTACGAAAACAGCGTGGCCAACCCCAACCCGGTGCTCAGCGTCCTCATCGCGCTGATCTGCGCCCTGGCGGCTTCCGCTCTGGGCGGGCTGATCTACGCCTTCCTGACCATCAGCCTGCGGGCCAACCAGAACGTCACCGGCCTGGCCCTGACCACCTTCGGCATGGGCGTGGCCAACTTCTTCGGCGTCTTCATCCTCAACGGCGCCACCTACAGCGCCGCCCCCGTGGCCAACAAGGCCTTTGCCGCCAAGATCCCCGTGCTCTCCCAGATGGGCGTGCTGGGGCAGACCGTCTTCTCTTACGGCTTTTTGGCCTACGCCGCCATCGTGCTGGCCATCCTGCTGCACTGGTTCTTCACCCGCACCCGCGCGGGACTGAACCTGCGGGCCGTGGGTGAAAACCCCGCCACCGCCGACGCCGCCGGCATCAACGTCACCCGGTACAAGTACCTGGCCACCTGCATCGGCGCCGCCATCTGCGGCGTGGGCGGCCTGTACTACGTGCTGGACTACAACCAGGGCATCTGGGCCACCACCGGCCAGATCGAGGCCCTGGGCTGGCTGGCCCTGGCCCTGGTCATCTTCACCACCTGGAAGCCCCTCAACGCCATCTGGGGCGCCTACCTCTTCGGCATCCTCTACTGGCTGTACCAGTTCCTGCCCAGCCTGCTGGGCATCACGGTGTCCAGCGCCATGACCGACCTGGTCCAGATGGTGCCCTATGTGGTCACTATCCTGGTGCTGATCGCCGTATCCATGCGCCGCAAGAAGGAGGACCAGCCCCCGGCTCACCTGGGTCTTGCCTACTTCCGCGAGGAGCGCTGA
- a CDS encoding 5-methyltetrahydropteroyltriglutamate--homocysteine S-methyltransferase translates to MNKVHTPFRYDYVGSFLRPEELKKARADFEAGAIDTWQLKEVEDRCITQLVAKQKAAGYHVITDGEFRRATWHLDFMWGFEGIGHSATQEGLPFHGEAAKIDDTYLTGKLSVGVHPFVEHFKFVKALEDENTVAKQTIPAPAQFLEQLIMPMNLPDTRKFYPTDEELIADLVAGYKKVIADLYSAGCRNLQFDDCTWGCFVDPKATLFFGTDEAGLEKLQEEFLLVNNLALEGKPEDLVVNTHICRGNFHSTWACSGGYDRIAGLVFARENVNALYLEFDDERSGSFECLRQVSPDKKVVLGLVTTKSPKLEDKAAVIARIHEAAKYVPLDRLCLSPQCGFASCEIGNKLTEAEQWAKLALVKEIAEEVWG, encoded by the coding sequence ATGAACAAGGTACACACGCCGTTCCGGTACGACTATGTGGGCAGCTTTCTGCGGCCCGAGGAGCTGAAAAAGGCCCGCGCCGATTTTGAGGCGGGCGCCATCGACACCTGGCAGCTGAAAGAGGTGGAGGACCGGTGCATCACCCAGCTGGTGGCCAAGCAGAAGGCCGCAGGCTACCATGTGATCACCGACGGCGAGTTCCGCCGCGCCACCTGGCACCTGGATTTCATGTGGGGCTTTGAGGGTATCGGCCACAGCGCCACCCAGGAGGGTCTGCCCTTCCACGGGGAGGCCGCCAAGATCGACGACACCTACCTGACGGGCAAGCTGTCGGTGGGGGTGCATCCCTTTGTGGAGCACTTTAAGTTCGTGAAGGCGCTGGAGGATGAAAACACGGTGGCCAAGCAGACCATCCCGGCCCCGGCCCAGTTCCTGGAGCAGCTCATCATGCCCATGAACCTGCCCGACACCCGCAAGTTCTACCCCACCGACGAGGAACTCATCGCCGACCTGGTGGCGGGCTACAAGAAGGTCATCGCCGACCTCTACTCCGCGGGCTGCCGCAACCTGCAGTTCGACGACTGCACCTGGGGCTGCTTTGTGGACCCTAAGGCCACACTGTTCTTCGGCACCGACGAGGCGGGTCTGGAAAAGCTGCAGGAGGAGTTCCTGCTGGTGAACAACCTGGCCCTGGAGGGCAAGCCGGAGGACCTGGTGGTCAACACCCACATCTGCCGGGGCAACTTCCACTCCACCTGGGCCTGCAGCGGCGGGTATGACCGCATCGCCGGGCTGGTCTTTGCGCGGGAGAATGTGAACGCCCTCTACCTGGAATTCGACGACGAGCGGTCGGGCAGCTTTGAATGCCTGCGCCAGGTGTCGCCCGACAAGAAGGTGGTGCTGGGCCTCGTCACCACCAAGAGCCCCAAGCTGGAGGACAAGGCGGCCGTCATCGCCCGCATCCACGAGGCAGCCAAGTACGTCCCGCTGGACCGGCTGTGCCTGAGCCCCCAGTGCGGTTTTGCCTCCTGCGAGATCGGCAACAAGCTCACCGAGGCGGAGCAGTGGGCCAAGCTGGCCCTCGTCAAGGAGATCGCCGAAGAGGTCTGGGGCTGA
- a CDS encoding LysR family transcriptional regulator translates to MTLLQLKYAVTVAAAGTISEAAKELYMAQPSLTAAIKELENELGITIFRRTNKGILISAEGEEFLGYARQVIEQTSLIEERYLGTAPVKHQFCVSTQHYSFAVEAFVDLLKQYGGDEYDFRIRETQTYELIEDVARLRSEVGVLYLNPFNETVLRKTLRENDLTFHRLFVAKPHVFVGATSPLAQKSVVTLEDLEPYPRLSYEQGEHNSFYFSEEILSTRESKKDILVSDRATLFNLLIGLNGYTICSGVINEELNGENIVAVPLAVDDRMEIGYITHRKVGPGPFGTRYIEALKRYTAAQDQSE, encoded by the coding sequence ATGACCCTTTTACAACTGAAATACGCGGTGACGGTGGCGGCCGCCGGCACCATCAGCGAAGCGGCCAAGGAGCTGTATATGGCCCAGCCTAGCCTGACCGCCGCCATCAAGGAGCTGGAAAACGAGCTGGGCATCACGATTTTCCGGCGCACCAACAAGGGTATCCTGATCTCGGCGGAAGGGGAGGAGTTTCTCGGCTATGCCCGCCAGGTCATCGAGCAGACCAGCCTCATCGAGGAGCGGTATCTGGGCACCGCTCCGGTGAAACACCAGTTCTGTGTGTCCACCCAGCACTATTCCTTCGCAGTGGAGGCCTTCGTGGACCTTTTGAAACAGTACGGCGGCGACGAGTACGACTTCCGCATCCGGGAGACCCAGACCTACGAGCTCATCGAGGATGTGGCCAGGCTGCGCAGCGAGGTGGGAGTGCTCTACCTCAACCCCTTCAACGAGACGGTGCTGCGCAAGACGCTGCGGGAAAACGACCTGACCTTCCACCGGCTGTTCGTGGCCAAACCCCATGTCTTTGTGGGGGCCACCAGCCCGCTGGCCCAAAAAAGCGTGGTGACGCTGGAGGATCTGGAACCCTACCCGCGGCTCTCCTACGAGCAGGGGGAGCACAACTCCTTCTACTTTTCGGAGGAGATTCTGAGCACCCGGGAGAGCAAAAAGGACATCCTGGTCTCCGACCGGGCCACCCTGTTCAACCTGCTCATCGGGCTGAACGGCTATACCATCTGCAGCGGCGTCATCAACGAGGAGCTCAACGGCGAGAACATCGTGGCGGTGCCGCTGGCGGTGGACGACCGCATGGAGATTGGCTACATCACCCACCGCAAGGTGGGGCCGGGGCCCTTCGGCACCCGCTACATCGAGGCGCTGAAGCGGTACACCGCCGCCCAGGACCAGAGCGAATGA